A DNA window from Coffea arabica cultivar ET-39 chromosome 6c, Coffea Arabica ET-39 HiFi, whole genome shotgun sequence contains the following coding sequences:
- the LOC113693477 gene encoding uncharacterized protein: MYDASTDLEDHLSVFLTHMRLKTAADEICSKTFPIFLKGKAQLWFQGLAPRSIRSFPELARQFVAQFVCSKAYSKNVTHLMAIRQRPDELLRNFMTHFNAESLQVRDKDEKVVMAAFMNGLRVEELFYKLAEKPHGNLEELLTRVHAAANAEEAGRLKRESDRELGDRKGRENSPENKDGPAKKNVFDRLSREKTPAPPPLPEKGYTPLIRPRTQILAVMEAEGLGGQPPKMGTPRNKKIQDRYCTFHRDIGHDPKGCWALRKEIEDLVQRGFLGRFVRQCHPGQEPGRTYRGDRGEGRHRDCPEQRDALRGHSPDQDTQNLAGVINIIAGSPTGGDSHAARKN; this comes from the coding sequence ATGTATGACGCTTCAACCGACCTGGAAGACCACCTCTCGGTTTTCCTGACGCACATGCGTCTGAAAACAGCCGCGGATGAAATCTGCTCCAAGACCTTTCCCATATTCCTAAAGGGGAAGGCTCAGCTCTGGTTTCAAGGTCTGGCACCGAGGTCTATCCGGAGTTTTCCTGAACTGGCCAGACAGTTCGTCGCCCAATTCGTTTGCTCGAAAGCTTATTCGAAGAATGTGACTCACCTAATGGCTATCAGGCAGAGGCCCGACGAGTTACTGAGGAATTTCATGACCCATTTCAACGCGGAGAGTTTACAGGTCAGGGACAAAGACGAAAAGGTGGTCATGGCCGCCTTCATGAATGGGCTCAGGGTAGAGGAGCTCTTCTACAAGTTGGCCGAGAAGCCTCATGGAAATCTGGAGGAGCTCTTGACCAGGGTGCACGCGGCCGCTAATGCAGAGGAGGCGGGCCGCCTGAAGAGAGAGTCAGATCGGGAGCTCGGAGATCGGAAAGGACGGGAAAATTCCCCCGAGAACAAGGATGGTCCGGCCAAGAAAAACGTCTTTGACCGGCTCTCGAGGGAGAAAACCCCTGCTCCGCCACCACTCCCGGAGAAAGGCTACACCCCCTTGATTCGGCCTAGAACTCAGATCCTGGCTGTTATGGAGGCGGAAGGCCTGGGAGGCCAGCCGCCCAAGATGGGGACACCTCGGAACAAAAAGATCCAGGACCGGTACTGCACTTTCCATCGCGACATCGGACACGACCCGAAGGGGTGTTGGGCCTTGCGGAAGGAGATCGAGGATCTGGTCCAGCGCGGCTTCTTGGGACGATTCGTGCGGCAATGTCACCCCGGCCAGGAGCCCGGACGCACCTACCGCGGAGATCGAGGTGAGGGCCGGCATCGCGACTGCCCTGAGCAGCGTGACGCGCTTCGTGGCCACTCCCCCGATCAGGACACCCAGAACCTAGCGGGGGTGATAAACATCATCGCTGGGAGTCCCACGGGGGGGGACAGTCATGCAGCTCGGAAGAACTGA